One window from the genome of Gadus morhua chromosome 16, gadMor3.0, whole genome shotgun sequence encodes:
- the LOC115561095 gene encoding olfactory receptor 56A4-like, with protein MKSLNIPVGYIYPAFVFGTLTYVIILFCNILVITTIVFTKSLHSPMFILLLNLPILDVMGATALFPQLLHSIVSNDRSISYPGCFLQALLIHIYGSGNFLFLTAMAYDRYIAICLPLRYHSLMTSNILIRIIVVVWLFDILIIVVLLGISTRFKLCKNYILDVFCNNPSLVKLVCEDSSVNRNYGVFTIILVQGGSLFLVIFTYIQILLTCMKTKQSDARGKALQTCGTHLVVFLFFHLICIIATMSHRFDILSPNLRQALGASAIVFPPVLNPLIYGLNTKELQKNMIKIIKRTSNDLSWTTNTASLAKKSHQRLYFLRKFKQARAPPSILCTFYRGTIESILFSCITVWGGSCAEYSRKALQRVVNTAAKIIGAPLPSVQHTYSTRLTRKATRIVSEASHPAHSLFTLLPSGRRYRSLHARTTRLKNSFIHQAVRKLNSLPSLPSATSAGLSVS; from the exons ATGAAATCATTAAATATACCAGTTGGCTACATTTACCCTGCTTTTGTTTTTGGGACCCTTACATATGTAATTATTCTGTTTTGTAATATATTAGTGATAACAACAATTGTCTTCACAAAGAGTTTGCATTCACCGATGTTCATCTTGCTGTTAAACCTGCCTATACTGGACGTAATGGGAGCCACTGCTCTTTTCCCTCAGCTGTTACACAGTATAGTGTCAAATGACCGCTCTATTTCCTACCCTGGGTGTTTTCTCCAGGCTCTGTTGATTCACATCTATGGTTCAGGGAACTTCCTATTCTTAACTGCCATGGCCTACGACCGATATATTGCTATATGCTTGCCTCTTAGGTACCACTCTCTGATGACGTCAAATATTTTGATAAGAATCATCGTAGTTGTTTGGTTATTTGACATCTTAATTATAGTAGTGCTGCTGGGTATTTCTACACGGTTCAAATTATGTAAGAATTATATATTAGATGTATTCTGCAACAACCCCTCTTTAGTGAAACTAGTTTGCGAAGACAGCAGCGTCAATAGAAACTATGGTGTATTCACTATCATATTAGTCCAAGGTGGATCACTGTTCTTAGTGATATTCACATACATCCAGATATTGTTGACTTGTATGAAGACTAAGCAGTCAGATGCGAGAGGAAAAGCTCTCCAAACATGTGGAACACATCTGGTggtttttttattctttcatttaatttgtatcATCGCTACAATGTCTCACAGATTTGACATTTTGTCCCCAAACCTGAGACAGGCCCTGGGTGCATCAGCTAttgtgtttcccccagtactcAATCCACTTATATATGGGTTAAACACAAAAGAACTTCAGAAAAACATGATTAAAATCATTAAAAGAACAAG CAACGACCTCTCCTGGACCACCAACACTGCATCACTGGCGAAGAAATCCCATCAGCGCCTCTACTTCCTCCGAAAATTTAAGCAAGCACGAGCCCCCCCATCAATCTTGTGCACATTCTACCGaggcaccattgagagcatcctgttTAGCTGCATCACCGTGTGGGGCGGGAGCTGCGCTGAATACAGCAGGAAAGCCCTGCAGCGCGTGGTTAACACAGCTGCAAAGATCATCGGTGCCCCACTCCCCTCCGtgcaacacacatacagcactCGCCTCACCCGCAAAGCGACCAGGATTGTGAGCGAGGCCAGCCATCCCGCTCACAGTCTGTTCACCCTCCTGCCCTCTGGAAGAAGGTATCGGAGCCTGCATGCCCGCACCACCAGACTCAAAAACAGCTTCATCCACCAGGCTGTCAGGAAACTaaattctctcccctctctcccctcagccaCATCGGCAGGGCTGTCGGTGAGctga
- the LOC115561734 gene encoding olfactory receptor 10A3-like, with translation MKINDTHGHWTLELTMESLDIPPGYIYPAFVFGTLTYVIILFCNILVFTTIVFTKSLHSPMFILLLNLPVLDVMGATAFLPQLLHSILTNDRSVSYPGCFLQALLIHISGGGDFLFLTAMAYDRYIAICLPLRYHSLLTFNVLIRIIVGVWLSIIIIMGVLLCTTTQFKLCMNNIVDIFCNNPSLVKLACEDTSVNRNYGVFTIILVQAAPAVIVTYTYIQILLTCMKNKQSDRIGKALQTCGTHLVVFIFLQFIVMLTLMAHRFKSVSPNLRRALGIAFMVFPPVLNPLIYGLNTKELRKNMIQMVKRLILKSQLTH, from the coding sequence atgaaaataaatgatacCCATGGTCACTGGACATTGGAGCTGACGATGGAATCATTAGATATACCGCCTGGCTACATTTACCCTGCTTTTGTTTTTGGGACCCTTACATATGTAATTATTCTGTTTTGTAATATACTAGTGTTTACAACAATTGTCTTCACAAAGAGTTTGCATTCACCTATGTTCATCTTGCTGTTAAACCTGCCTGTACTGGACGTAATGGGAGCCACTGCTTTTCTCCCTCAGCTGTTACACAGTATATTGACAAACGACCGCTCTGTTTCCTACCCTGGGTGTTTTCTTCAGGCTCTGTTGATTCACATCTCTGGTGGAGGGGACTTCTTATTCTTAACTGCGATGGCTTATGACAGATATATTGCTATATGCTTGCCTCTTAGGTACCACTCTCTCTTGACGTTCAATGTTTTGATAAGAATCATCGTAGGCGTTTGGTTAtctatcatcattattatgggAGTGCTGTTGTGTACTACTACACAGTTCAAATTATGTATGAATAATATAGTTGATATATTCTGCAACAATCCCTCTTTAGTGAAACTAGCCTGTGAAGACACCAGCGTCAATAGAAACTATGGCGTATTCACTATCATATTAGTCCAAGCTGCACCAGCCGTCATtgtaacatacacatacatccagATATTGTTGACTTGTATGAAGAATAAGCAGTCAGATAGGATAGGGAAAGCTCTCCAAACATGTGGAACACATCTGGTGGTTTTTATATTCTTACAATTCATTGTTATGCTCACTTTGATGGCTCACAGATTTAAGAGTGTGTCCCCAAACCTGAGAAGGGCCCTGGGTATAGCATTTATGGTATTTCCCCCAGTACTAAATCCACTTATATATGGGCTCAACACAAAAGAACTGCGGAAAAACATGATTCAAATGGTTAAAAGATTAATTTTAAAGAGCCAGTTAACCCACTGA